The genomic stretch GCAATAAATTAGACAGATAacataagaaaataaaagatctATCTTCTGCCCCGTACTGGTTTCTAAAATTTGGAAACTTTCTATTTACATGTTAAACATCGCTGTCGTTTACGGTATAACGCGGTTCGCacattaatttcaaattaactTATCGGCCTTTTTTCTTGCGGTGTGTCGAAGCAGTATAATATAATCGTTCTTGTGGATCATATCGTTCACATCTCATCTCGAGTATTGTTCCCTCAAATAGTATcaacaaataatttctttttaggTAAAAATTCTCTCCTCGTATCGTCGCGTTCAGATTTCTTCTACACGAGTcaatcataataattattttcactgcCGGTCTTACATTTCAACTCATTAGAAGACATTACAGTCACTTTACTTCTGTCAAGGAGTCTCTGAAATTTACTTGGCGAGAAAGAAATACCGAAGAtgtcacgtttttttttttttttttaagaatgtTCACCGTTCGTAAATATTTGTCTCACGAATTTCACCGCCTAAAGTCGTGAAAGTCAGCACGATATGTCTTTTCAAGTAAAAGGTAGACAATGTTTGCTAAACAACGCAAGTAGATCGTGTTTATTAAAGATTGGAATTTAGAGAAtttggaattgaatttttcgagGATAATCAGAAAAATTACGCAACACATCGCATAAACCCTTAGATTGAATCTCTGCAATTGTAAATACAAATCTTTCCTCGATAATTACGTCACGTAATCtgcttttgaataaaagaaaaaaaaaaaagttaagaaCAAATCCATGTTTCTTCTTATAATCGTCGACGTTACTTAAGAGCTTTGAAATCGCCAGTTTATATGACTGTACATGATGCAAAGATCTTCTTTCGTCGTATTTagccggtttttttttttatcataccgCCGACAGTCGATCGTTccaatattatatttcatttcatttcccTTCTTCTCGCGATTTGGGAATTAATAGTTATTATTAATAGAGCATTATGGCTGCGGCAGTCTTTTCCTCGAGTGCGGGCGCAGGCTCGGATCTTTCGTCTCTTTCTCTGCCCGAACCCCATCCTACTAACGCTATGCTGATTAAATGCACCACTCCAGCACCAACGACGAGCCTGTgagagaaaatagaaaaaatcgagaaatttaGTCGGTCAGTTTTTATGTCACATTTATACGAGGCTGAAATTCGTAACGTTATTCAAACAATGAATATTTCGTTTTATAAATTAGCTGAACtatgatataatataacaaaGTAAGATGTAagatcatatttttcaaactcaaatCCTTCAAACCTGTTCCGAAATTACTaaacacgtattttttttccctcgctTCAATCTCATTCGGGTATTTCGGTCATCTTGCGGAGATTTAACACCCTTGAAACATGGTCCCATTTCATCAACCTTGTTTTACACATCGTTTAAATCTGacttgaattaaaatttgttttttttttaaattttgcaccTACGCCCGATGGACTTTCTTAATACGTATTGCGAAGAAACACCGAACGTCGTAAATTTGTTACCAAAAAGAATAGCCCAACTCGGCCGATCGTTCGCTGGTCCACATATTGTCGATATCTTCCTTCGGCAGGACGTTGAAGTAGAGTTTCGTGTAGTATTGAACAAGCCAGGTTCCCGTGCTGGCCAAGCATAGCAAAACTGTAACGAGAATTGCGgaaaaataatggtaaaagGGAAGGGAATTGCATTTGCAAATGGcgaaaaattattctgaaCTTACGCGCCAGGATGTTCATCAGGTAAACACCGGGCACCGATAAAATTTGAGTCCTCGGTGTCGTCGCCGTGTTTAAAACAGCTAGCAAAGCTGCGAGAGCAGCTGCGACGAGGGCGGAAGCAGTTGTGCCCAAAGTTCCGGCCCACAATCCCCACGTCATTACGGTTGGGTCCTGTCTAATCATCTGGGGGACTGAAATTGAAGAGGGAAAAACACCCCGTGTCATTGTAAACTTATACGCTGTAAATTGTAAGATCGGGACTCAATCCACTCGAAATGTACATTTAGGGACAGAGGAGGAGGAAGTGGAGGGGGAGCATTGTAAGtctaaattcaaaattttcaccatatTTCGCTGTAGCTTCGGTCGCCGTATTGAGTTCGTTGggaaaacttgtttttgtGAAATGACTCggtaattttcaattttttatctacGATCAAAATTATCCAAGTACAAGCCTTAAATTAAAGGTGGCGGCCGAGGCTACTGCAGAATCTTTAATTTATGGCTTCCGTCGAAAAATGTTgatggtagaaaaaaaaaattaaaaatggacgaggttttttgacaaaaaacaATGAACTACCAGAGATcagaataagaaaatagtggTATCGACAAATTGCAATTTCAGGTGTTCTTTTTCGAACAATAGCGATTGGGCTAACTGCTTGAGGAAGAAAACATGACCGAGGCATGTTGAGTGAAATTCGCAGCAAAAGAAAGTGAGGAAGAAATGTCGAACGACGTGTAGATCTTCacgaaaagaatgaaagagtACGGAAGTAATCCCGCAATTGTCTTTTATACAACGTGTCATAATGCCTGATTCCTACGTGTACAGAGCGACTGTATGACgtgaataattaatgaaaGTTCCCACACCCGCGGCCTGCGTAAAAGTCCCCGTTTATTAAGCCTTTCCCGCTTGGCTCTGCGGGGCAGGAAAGACATTAAAAAGTCAGGAAGACCGTTGAGTCGTATTCGAAACGGGTATATCCAGTTGGTAGGTGAGACTTGGTGAGAATTGTACGGAAGCCTcgattcaaatatttggaaagaaaCCCGCTTCAGGGTGTGCGTATATATGGGACATTCCACGCCAATTAGACCTGGGTTTTACCCTTGACCTCTCAGATTTTGCGCGcgattttttctatgattgttctcactttgaaaggtactcggtttttttttggtatttttgagactcgatttgaattttctacaatttttagaaacgaGTTTATCGACcgaccaaaataaaatttgaaaaaattccgaaaaatccTGCGTcagatatcaaaatttttaagcttGAACCCGGAGTGGGCCGATTTCCCTTCTTGCTGTTTTCAAGCTCTTTCCGAAAGAAATACGTTAAAAACATTAGATGCGAAAGTCATTTTACTACGGATGGTTGccgaaacatttttatatgtCACAtgggatttttgaaaatttcttgagATTTTTCGGAACCATTTTAccattcacaattttttttattagcaaaatgaagaagagaaaataactCTTGCGAAAGATCTgcattttttttgaaaatccgGCGTGATATACGAAAATGTTTCCGCAACCATTCATAGTAAAATAACTCTCgctgctaatttttttcacgtgtttCTGTCGGTAAAAGTTTGTAAacagtaagaaagaaaaatgggTCCACTCCGGGTCCtagcttgaaaatttttatacctgaCGCAGGATTTTTCAGGattatatcaaatttttaattttggtctgtcgataaaatcgtttctaaaacatgtagaaaattcaaattgagtctcggaaaatacaaaaaaaaaaaaccgagtacctttcaaagtgagaacaaTCATAGGAAAAATCGCGCGCCAAATCTAAGAGGTCAAGGGTAAAACCCAGGTCgaattggcgtggaatgccccatatagaagaatattttctctttttttttcttttttttttttatagtatcACACCTGATACcgaaaagacgaaaaattgaaaatactcgAAACGTAAGTGTTCCGAGTTGGTTTCATCAATTCCGTGCATGTTTTGTGTGAATTGAAATTCAGCTCAGGAATACACGCAGCAATCATTTCGAACGCTTGTCACGGACCTTTGTTACTTGTCGTACGTGCACCGAAAGCCTACCGCCTACCTCAACGAAATTCCCCAATGCTCCAGGTTTAATGATGAGTCTAATTGTCACACGCTTGATTCGAAATGCGTTGCCAGTCAGGGTTCGACGCGTACTCGGAAAACGCTTGCAAGATCAGAAAATCTTGGCACACGGACACTGGAATTAAATTTCCAAAGCGGGATTCTCCTGTTCTTCAACGCAACGCAACGTCCCGAAGGTTGAATTTTCGTACGGGATACTTGAAAAACTGGTTTTTCTTCTCAGGCTGAAATAAGTCGGCGCTGGAATGTTTACAAAGAAAGTTCCCGGTCGTTTACTTGATCGGTttgatttgtttctttttttttttcttcacatccGCTGCatcggattaaaaaaaaaaattaggaactgacgtatttttttttctcacgttcCAATTCCGGCGCTCAGAGGGGATAAAATTCACCCTTACAATTTACTCCCATAAtaccataaaatttttctcggcaTTATAACTAATTGGACACGGTTCGTTATTAATAGACGATAATATAGGCACCGATTTTACCCTCAGGGATTGCAATCTTATTTTTTCGGGGTCAAACCTGAGGGACAATTTTTATCCTCAAAACAGTCAAATTAGatcgaaaaaagaacaagGTGGAACACCTGGAAAACCTCGAAATGTcagacgatttttcaatttggtcATGGAAGAAACCGGAAGTATCAGTTTTCCATCGTGgtaattagaaattattttttcacgtaacaagttttcttcaattcgaattgaaccTGAATCGAATATATACAGAGTTAATAAGCTGAACGGCTCAAGGTTTTAGCAACTTACTAGAACTGGGAAAATATCAGGAAAAACCTGGAAATCTAACGTAACTTTTTTTGTCCAAAAATTTGTGACCACACTGAAGAAAGACGTGtgctaatttttcattttttttttttatacaatgcGACATATCACAGAACGTGGAAAATCGTCGCCTGAAACCTCGGGtactttttgtttcattttttgtttcccgACTCCGAGGAAACTTTGCCAAACTTTGATGAAAGTtgtagatttaaaaaaaaaaaaaaaaaaaaaaagttcattcCCGTCTCGGCAAacataagagaaaaaaaaaagaaaaaacattacaAGAGAA from Neodiprion virginianus isolate iyNeoVirg1 chromosome 3, iyNeoVirg1.1, whole genome shotgun sequence encodes the following:
- the LOC124301700 gene encoding uncharacterized protein LOC124301700, whose amino-acid sequence is MTSMFRRGTIFATFFLSLLGGGLVCAALVTQHWVEARPWRTPNPQESSGRIHLGLLQGKKELNVAYGWRTYHFSVPQMIRQDPTVMTWGLWAGTLGTTASALVAAALAALLAVLNTATTPRTQILSVPGVYLMNILALLLCLASTGTWLVQYYTKLYFNVLPKEDIDNMWTSERSAELGYSFWLVVGAGVVHLISIALVGWGSGRERDERSEPAPALEEKTAAAIMLY